In a genomic window of Ancylothrix sp. D3o:
- a CDS encoding thylakoid membrane photosystem I accumulation factor encodes MGNWAIFRRCYRLLLVALFCLLLAPSPALAGINDDGFDGNIYALYAGNGALVPPRVTLKDSFNRKKPAILVFFVDDSSDCKQFATVVSGVQAFYGRAADIMPINVDTIPVKSSYEPTEPGYYYGGVVPESVIIDGSGNVVLDAKGQVPFERIDDAFRKVFDLVPRTESKELKRRSFNEFNSELSQ; translated from the coding sequence ATGGGCAATTGGGCAATTTTTCGCCGCTGCTATCGTTTGCTTCTGGTCGCTTTGTTTTGCTTGTTGCTTGCACCTTCTCCCGCGTTGGCCGGCATCAATGATGATGGTTTTGATGGCAACATTTATGCGCTTTATGCTGGTAATGGTGCCTTAGTTCCTCCCCGCGTCACGCTAAAGGATTCTTTCAACCGTAAAAAACCGGCTATCTTGGTGTTTTTTGTGGATGACAGCAGTGATTGCAAGCAATTTGCTACGGTTGTCTCTGGTGTTCAAGCGTTTTATGGACGGGCTGCTGATATTATGCCGATTAATGTTGATACGATTCCCGTAAAATCTAGTTATGAACCCACAGAACCAGGTTATTATTACGGCGGCGTTGTCCCAGAATCGGTGATTATTGATGGTTCTGGTAATGTTGTTTTGGATGCCAAAGGTCAAGTACCTTTTGAGAGAATTGATGATGCTTTCCGCAAGGTTTTTGATTTGGTTCCTCGCACAGAATCAAAGGAACTTAAGCGCCGTTCATTTAATGAGTTTAACAGCGAATTAAGTCAGTAA
- the egtC gene encoding ergothioneine biosynthesis protein EgtC, with the protein MCRLLGYLGSPILLDYILNKPEHSLIVQSYQPREMTAGLLNADGFGIGWYHPTRETEAFVYKQTMPIWNDINLQQLSRYIESGCVVANVRSATNGQSVDLNNCHPFKYENLLFTHNGFIENFRKSLYKPIRSRLNDEAYLHIQGNTDSEHIFALFLTEWQNGNVPIDVAFYKTIQIIKELADEYQISVSANMILSDGKQLVASRFAHRTSVPSLYWVRDDLQFPQAVMIASEPMFAGNWHTCAENSILIANNDDIQVYEL; encoded by the coding sequence ATGTGCCGACTTCTTGGGTATCTTGGTTCACCAATTCTGCTAGACTATATTCTCAACAAACCTGAACATTCGTTAATTGTTCAAAGTTACCAACCCCGTGAAATGACAGCCGGCCTCTTAAATGCGGATGGTTTTGGCATTGGTTGGTATCACCCAACGCGAGAAACAGAAGCGTTTGTTTATAAGCAAACGATGCCAATTTGGAATGATATTAATCTACAACAATTAAGCCGGTATATTGAATCTGGCTGTGTGGTGGCAAATGTCCGCAGTGCAACAAACGGTCAGTCGGTGGATTTAAATAATTGCCATCCTTTTAAGTACGAAAATCTGCTTTTTACCCACAACGGATTTATCGAAAATTTCCGCAAAAGCCTTTATAAACCAATTCGTTCTCGTTTAAATGATGAGGCGTATTTGCATATTCAAGGCAATACGGATTCTGAGCATATTTTTGCTTTGTTTCTCACGGAATGGCAAAATGGTAATGTGCCGATTGATGTGGCTTTTTATAAGACTATCCAAATTATAAAAGAGTTGGCGGATGAGTATCAAATTTCGGTTTCTGCAAATATGATCCTCAGCGATGGAAAACAACTTGTTGCAAGTCGGTTTGCTCATCGAACTTCTGTTCCTTCTTTATACTGGGTAAGGGATGATCTGCAATTTCCCCAAGCGGTTATGATTGCATCAGAACCGATGTTTGCGGGAAACTGGCATACTTGTGCAGAAAATAGCATACTGATTGCAAATAATGACGATATTCAGGTCTATGAGTTGTAG
- a CDS encoding ergothioneine biosynthesis protein EgtB — protein MSCRNHIRKALEECRTGTLKMFENMDALMFCKQVHPEFSPPGWHLGHIAYTEALWVLQRMGGYEPVFPQYHQLFAADGLPKHKRQELPGFAEICDYLTTVREKVLFYLETAPVEAQERLWWFLIQHECQHCETIAFVTFLANWQAESLASFPLTQSPLAGETQGNFPSKEASLSEMIKISAGSFEMGSNAIDALDNERPQHSVFLDTYWIDRYPVTCGEYAKFIEAGGYQKAEFWSEKGWKWLQENPVSQPLYWNPISGNENHPVCGVSWYEADAYARFANKRLPTEAEWEKAACWDSKMAKSRIYPWGDIFDDQQRCNLSFCDNSGQENLTPIGNFRAGTSFWGCEDMLGNVWEWTSSWFDGYEGFEWYPYPGYSQVYFDGLHRVLKGGSWATRPLAIRCSFRNWYHPGMRCILAGFRCAKSE, from the coding sequence ATGAGTTGTAGAAATCATATTCGCAAAGCTTTGGAAGAATGCCGCACCGGCACATTGAAAATGTTTGAAAATATGGATGCGCTGATGTTTTGTAAACAAGTGCATCCAGAATTTAGTCCGCCTGGTTGGCATTTGGGGCATATTGCTTATACGGAGGCACTTTGGGTTTTGCAGCGGATGGGGGGATATGAGCCGGTTTTTCCGCAATATCATCAACTTTTTGCTGCGGATGGTTTGCCAAAACATAAGCGTCAGGAATTACCGGGTTTTGCGGAGATTTGTGATTATTTAACAACGGTGCGCGAGAAGGTTTTGTTTTATTTGGAAACGGCGCCGGTGGAGGCACAAGAAAGGCTATGGTGGTTTCTGATTCAGCATGAATGTCAGCATTGTGAAACAATTGCTTTTGTGACTTTTTTAGCTAATTGGCAAGCGGAATCTCTCGCTTCTTTCCCCCTAACTCAATCCCCCTTAGCGGGTGAAACCCAGGGAAATTTCCCCTCCAAAGAAGCGAGTTTATCAGAGATGATAAAAATTAGCGCCGGCAGTTTTGAAATGGGGAGTAATGCAATTGATGCGCTTGATAATGAACGCCCTCAGCATTCTGTTTTTTTAGATACTTATTGGATAGATCGCTATCCCGTGACTTGTGGCGAATATGCAAAGTTTATTGAAGCTGGGGGTTATCAAAAAGCGGAATTTTGGTCAGAAAAAGGCTGGAAGTGGCTGCAAGAAAATCCTGTTTCTCAACCGCTTTACTGGAACCCCATTTCAGGTAATGAAAATCACCCTGTTTGTGGGGTAAGTTGGTATGAGGCGGATGCTTATGCAAGATTTGCAAACAAGCGTTTGCCGACAGAGGCGGAATGGGAAAAGGCTGCTTGTTGGGATTCAAAAATGGCAAAGTCTCGCATCTATCCTTGGGGCGATATTTTTGATGATCAACAGCGATGTAATCTTTCTTTCTGCGACAATTCTGGTCAAGAAAATCTTACCCCCATAGGTAATTTTAGGGCGGGGACTAGCTTCTGGGGCTGTGAGGATATGCTGGGAAATGTTTGGGAGTGGACGAGTAGCTGGTTTGATGGCTATGAGGGCTTTGAGTGGTACCCTTATCCTGGTTATTCCCAAGTTTATTTTGATGGTTTGCATAGAGTCCTTAAAGGGGGAAGTTGGGCCACTCGTCCTCTGGCAATTCGATGCAGTTTTCGCAATTGGTATCATCCCGGAATGCGCTGCATTTTGGCCGGGTTTCGCTGTGCGAAAAGTGAATAA
- the arsH gene encoding arsenical resistance protein ArsH, which translates to MADFTHKPRILFLYGSLRERSYSRLLAEEASRIIEDFGAEVRFFDPRDLPIFGSVPDSHPKVQELRELSIWSEGQVWSSPEIHGNITGILKNQIDWIPLSVGAVRPTQGRTLAVMQVSGGSQSFNAVNSLRILGRWMRMFTIPNQSSVAKAYQEFNEDGTMKDSPYRDRVVDVMEELYKFTVLLRDKVDYLTDRYSERKEKTAKETIVVANRALEKNAAKPV; encoded by the coding sequence ATGGCAGACTTTACTCACAAACCCAGAATTCTTTTTTTGTATGGTTCTTTGCGCGAGCGTTCTTATAGTCGTTTATTGGCTGAAGAAGCATCTCGAATTATTGAGGATTTTGGTGCGGAAGTTAGATTTTTTGACCCGCGAGATTTGCCGATTTTTGGTAGCGTACCTGATAGCCATCCCAAGGTTCAAGAATTGCGGGAGTTGAGTATTTGGTCAGAGGGTCAAGTGTGGTCTAGTCCAGAAATTCACGGCAATATTACGGGGATTTTAAAGAATCAAATTGATTGGATTCCTCTTAGTGTGGGGGCTGTTAGACCAACTCAAGGTAGAACTTTGGCGGTGATGCAAGTTAGCGGGGGTTCGCAGTCTTTTAATGCTGTTAATTCGCTGCGGATTTTGGGCCGGTGGATGCGGATGTTTACGATTCCAAATCAGTCTTCGGTGGCTAAGGCTTATCAGGAATTTAACGAAGATGGAACAATGAAAGATTCACCTTATCGAGATAGGGTTGTGGATGTTATGGAGGAACTTTATAAGTTTACTGTTTTGTTGCGAGATAAGGTTGATTATCTTACGGATCGCTATAGTGAACGTAAGGAAAAGACGGCTAAGGAGACAATTGTTGTGGCAAATCGTGCCCTTGAAAAAAATGCGGCTAAGCCTGTCTAA
- the egtD gene encoding L-histidine N(alpha)-methyltransferase, giving the protein MKFSNPTQLTSAEDRLQLEWLIDAENSPEDNTGSDVIAGLSQNPKSLPPRYFYDDLGSQFFEQICQLPEYYLTRTETQILEKYSLDIAKITGPCELVELGSGSSTKTRLLLESYAEIAAGLRYLPIDVSAGILETSARELLTDYAWLNVRALVSTYEVALGQLASYPRLVNYKRMICFLGSTLGNLSPAECDLFFSQVSGALQGGDYFLLGVDLHKSKEILEPAYDDSQGVTAKFNLNMLQHLNWRFEGNFDLSNFAHYSLYNEDLHQIEMYLKSLKTQKVKLKKLDLNVEFEAGEMMLTEISRKFDLSEIKQELQKRGLMPVQSWSDSKNWFGLLLCRLQQV; this is encoded by the coding sequence ATGAAATTTTCCAACCCCACTCAACTCACTTCCGCAGAAGATCGCTTGCAATTAGAATGGTTGATTGATGCTGAGAACTCGCCTGAAGACAACACCGGCAGTGATGTGATTGCCGGTTTATCTCAAAATCCCAAATCTTTGCCCCCTCGTTATTTTTATGATGATTTGGGTTCCCAATTTTTTGAACAAATTTGTCAGCTACCTGAATATTATCTGACGCGAACAGAAACACAAATTCTCGAAAAATATAGCCTCGATATTGCCAAAATTACCGGCCCCTGTGAACTGGTAGAACTTGGTAGCGGCAGTTCAACAAAAACCCGCCTTTTGTTAGAGTCTTATGCGGAAATTGCCGCCGGTTTACGCTATTTACCCATTGATGTAAGTGCCGGCATTTTGGAAACCAGTGCACGGGAACTTTTGACTGATTATGCTTGGCTTAACGTTCGGGCTTTGGTTAGTACCTATGAGGTGGCTTTAGGGCAACTTGCTAGTTATCCTCGGTTGGTAAATTATAAGCGCATGATTTGTTTTTTGGGCAGCACTTTGGGTAATCTTTCTCCGGCAGAGTGTGATTTGTTTTTTTCCCAAGTTTCAGGGGCTTTGCAAGGGGGCGATTATTTCCTTTTGGGGGTTGATTTACATAAATCTAAAGAGATTTTAGAACCGGCTTACGATGATTCCCAAGGTGTGACAGCAAAGTTTAATCTCAATATGTTGCAACATCTCAATTGGCGGTTTGAAGGAAATTTTGATTTGAGCAATTTTGCCCATTATTCGCTTTACAATGAAGATTTGCACCAAATTGAAATGTATCTCAAAAGTTTGAAAACCCAAAAAGTTAAGTTGAAAAAACTTGATTTAAATGTTGAGTTTGAGGCGGGGGAGATGATGTTAACTGAGATTTCTCGCAAGTTTGATTTATCAGAAATTAAGCAAGAGTTGCAAAAGCGGGGGTTGATGCCGGTGCAGTCTTGGAGTGATTCTAAAAACTGGTTTGGTTTGTTGTTGTGCCGGTTGCAGCAAGTTTAA
- a CDS encoding CHASE2 domain-containing protein, which produces MSSSLIAKLSKIQSSLTGLQSLIPGVVAASVSVGMWGVGAWQPLEQVGYNTLFEMRNAGVLPHSGWNENIVVIAIDNSSLEKYGQFPWKRSRYAELLKALKSSQPQAIGFDILFAEKSDQDGEFVEEIRKSGKVVLATAWDGKGKAIKVIPEFEKAAAGIGQIWHNPDEDGISRRAAIFVKEVPSLAVAMLQVENQKVRLAGALDWESRTTSFQLQCSLNEKELAAKIPQAIKGKKREIIWLNWPEKAEKLPTYSFKDVVEGKVSPAVFQDKFVLVGMTATGFDPVRSPLNRKPPINGVYLHAVVIDNLLGSKELKPLDEVKIIILLVAIALLTSWVWYRRGLKARLAMAVGVPVLWLAMALSAFCCSNIWVPVAAPMGSLLMAGFGVQVRDYYERLRERHEKELLMTLFEKYLAPETANMIWERKSELFEEGMLKAQEQIATVLFMDIRGFTSISEKMKPKELFIWLNRYLEAMSGCIMDHGGVVDKYIGDAIMAVFGVPFARTTQEEIRQDALNAMAACFAMNKKLKELNKSLRKQQKPEIKIGIGIHTGAVMAGSLGGERRLNYSVVGDTVNVAARLEAFNKEVTADNPYQLLVSGKTFRYVRNFYVGKPVGVTQLRGRKQETVIYSILGRNKKSISPQPS; this is translated from the coding sequence TTGTCTTCTAGTTTAATTGCTAAACTTTCAAAAATCCAGAGTTCTTTAACCGGCCTCCAAAGTTTAATTCCGGGTGTGGTGGCGGCTTCTGTTTCGGTTGGAATGTGGGGAGTTGGGGCGTGGCAACCTTTGGAACAAGTTGGCTATAATACGTTGTTTGAAATGCGAAATGCTGGGGTTTTGCCCCATAGCGGCTGGAATGAAAACATCGTTGTTATTGCAATTGATAATTCTAGTTTAGAAAAATATGGGCAGTTTCCCTGGAAACGCAGCCGTTATGCTGAACTTTTAAAAGCTTTGAAATCGTCCCAGCCGCAGGCGATTGGATTTGATATTTTATTTGCGGAAAAAAGCGACCAAGATGGGGAATTTGTCGAGGAAATAAGAAAGAGTGGCAAGGTGGTTTTAGCGACGGCTTGGGACGGAAAAGGTAAAGCAATTAAAGTGATACCTGAATTTGAAAAAGCTGCTGCTGGGATTGGTCAAATTTGGCATAATCCTGATGAGGATGGCATCAGCCGAAGAGCGGCAATTTTTGTTAAGGAGGTTCCCAGTTTGGCGGTGGCTATGTTGCAAGTTGAAAATCAAAAAGTTAGGCTTGCCGGTGCGCTGGATTGGGAAAGTAGGACGACAAGTTTTCAGTTACAGTGTAGCTTAAATGAGAAAGAGCTTGCAGCCAAAATTCCTCAAGCAATTAAGGGGAAAAAAAGAGAAATTATTTGGTTAAATTGGCCGGAAAAAGCGGAAAAATTACCGACATATTCCTTTAAAGATGTGGTGGAAGGAAAGGTATCGCCGGCAGTTTTTCAGGATAAGTTTGTTTTGGTGGGAATGACGGCTACTGGTTTTGATCCGGTGCGTTCTCCTTTGAATCGTAAACCGCCTATAAATGGGGTTTATCTTCATGCGGTGGTGATTGATAATTTGCTGGGTTCTAAAGAGCTTAAGCCGCTGGATGAAGTGAAGATAATTATATTATTGGTGGCCATTGCTTTGCTGACAAGTTGGGTTTGGTACCGGCGCGGTTTGAAAGCTCGTTTGGCGATGGCGGTGGGGGTGCCGGTGTTGTGGTTGGCAATGGCTTTATCTGCTTTTTGTTGTTCTAATATTTGGGTGCCGGTGGCTGCGCCGATGGGCAGTTTGTTAATGGCAGGTTTTGGCGTGCAAGTACGAGATTATTATGAAAGATTGCGAGAACGCCATGAAAAAGAATTGTTAATGACTTTGTTTGAAAAGTATCTTGCTCCTGAGACGGCTAATATGATTTGGGAGCGAAAAAGTGAGTTATTTGAAGAGGGAATGCTGAAGGCTCAGGAACAAATAGCAACAGTTTTGTTTATGGATATTCGAGGTTTTACTTCGATTTCGGAAAAAATGAAACCAAAGGAGTTATTTATTTGGTTGAATCGTTATTTGGAGGCGATGAGTGGTTGTATTATGGATCATGGGGGTGTGGTAGATAAGTATATTGGGGATGCAATTATGGCGGTGTTTGGGGTTCCTTTTGCGCGGACGACACAGGAGGAAATTCGCCAAGATGCTTTGAATGCAATGGCGGCTTGTTTTGCGATGAATAAAAAGCTTAAAGAGTTAAATAAAAGTTTGCGAAAACAGCAAAAACCGGAGATAAAAATTGGCATTGGTATTCATACGGGTGCGGTGATGGCGGGGAGTTTAGGGGGTGAGAGGCGGTTAAATTATTCGGTGGTTGGGGATACGGTGAATGTGGCGGCGCGTTTGGAGGCTTTTAATAAGGAGGTGACAGCGGATAATCCTTATCAATTGTTGGTGAGTGGGAAAACTTTTCGTTATGTTCGTAATTTTTATGTGGGCAAGCCGGTGGGGGTTACGCAGTTGCGGGGAAGGAAACAAGAGACGGTGATTTATTCGATTTTGGGAAGGAATAAAAAAAGTATTTCCCCCCAGCCTTCTTAA
- a CDS encoding HAD family hydrolase — protein sequence MTQLKALIFDVDGTLADTERDGHRVAFNAAFKEAGFDWFWDEDLYGKLIEVTGGKERIEFFLNEYLPDFVPEKDRDDFVLELHKLKIKHYTALLSQGVIPLRVGVKRLLSEAREKNLRLAISTTSALPNVEALLVSTIDKSWFEVIAAGDVVEQKKPAPDIYFYVLEKLGLKAEECLVFEDSYQGLVAAKAAGLKTIVTVNNYTKTQDFSGAALVVDCLGEPDRPFEVLAGDSRGFDYVNLEFLENF from the coding sequence ATGACACAATTAAAAGCCTTAATTTTTGATGTAGATGGCACTTTAGCGGATACCGAACGGGACGGCCACCGGGTGGCTTTTAACGCAGCGTTTAAGGAAGCCGGTTTTGATTGGTTTTGGGATGAAGACTTGTATGGAAAATTGATTGAGGTTACTGGAGGTAAAGAGAGAATTGAGTTTTTTTTAAATGAATATTTACCCGATTTCGTGCCAGAAAAAGACAGGGATGATTTTGTCTTAGAGTTGCACAAGCTTAAAATCAAACATTATACTGCTTTGCTTTCTCAGGGGGTAATTCCTTTGCGGGTTGGGGTAAAAAGGTTGCTTTCTGAGGCGCGGGAAAAAAATTTACGTTTGGCAATTTCTACTACAAGCGCTTTGCCAAATGTTGAGGCTTTGTTGGTGAGCACAATTGATAAAAGTTGGTTCGAGGTGATTGCAGCAGGGGATGTTGTGGAACAGAAAAAGCCCGCACCTGATATTTATTTTTATGTGTTGGAAAAGTTGGGATTAAAGGCTGAGGAGTGTTTGGTTTTTGAGGATTCTTATCAGGGTTTGGTTGCTGCTAAAGCGGCGGGCTTGAAAACAATTGTAACTGTAAATAATTATACGAAAACTCAGGATTTTTCCGGCGCTGCTTTGGTAGTTGATTGTTTGGGTGAACCTGACCGGCCTTTTGAGGTTTTGGCTGGGGATAGTAGAGGTTTTGATTATGTGAATTTAGAGTTTTTGGAGAATTTTTAA
- a CDS encoding Rieske 2Fe-2S domain-containing protein, which yields MNTTATPVSVTSQNLNVEREETGTLPAGGSDANFFDCKEVWYPVHYVEDLTKSKPNKFTLLGKDIVIWWDKKGEFWSVFEDKCPHRLVPLSEGRINEEGLLECPYHGWAFSGSGNCEFIPQQGEDHTAEQSKRACANYLPATVRQGLLFVYPGNPENAAKTAVPVVDPLEDGSPEWVCINTFRDLPYDAITLLENVIDASHVPYTHHGTVGNRGYAGPVQLEVVESSKQGFKGVWQDGPRKGSLGRQDTTFIAPCLMWHDLTSKKFGRTLTVVYATPTRKGECRLFARFPFKFPSKIPGFFIKLTPRWYSHLGQNTILEDDQIFLHLQERYLEQSQNRNNFAKAYYLPTAADSYVAEMRSWMQQYKADPFPGETLPPALTKEQLLDRYHSHTINCASCSAALKMIEKLKLACIVVLILALGMTPLAAGFVTWGLSFVILAGGGLWLYLSKLEKRFYEGEELPSRNRPVKS from the coding sequence ATGAATACAACTGCAACTCCTGTTAGCGTGACTTCCCAAAATTTAAACGTTGAAAGGGAAGAGACTGGCACTTTACCGGCCGGTGGTAGTGATGCAAATTTCTTTGATTGCAAAGAAGTTTGGTATCCCGTTCATTATGTGGAAGATTTGACTAAATCTAAGCCTAATAAGTTTACGCTTTTAGGCAAAGATATTGTGATTTGGTGGGATAAGAAAGGGGAATTTTGGAGTGTTTTTGAGGATAAGTGTCCCCATCGGCTTGTGCCGCTTTCGGAAGGGAGAATTAATGAGGAGGGGTTGTTAGAATGCCCTTATCATGGTTGGGCTTTTTCGGGTTCAGGAAATTGTGAGTTTATCCCGCAACAAGGGGAAGATCACACGGCTGAACAATCAAAACGTGCTTGTGCAAATTATCTGCCGGCTACAGTGCGTCAAGGGTTGTTGTTTGTCTATCCGGGGAACCCTGAAAATGCTGCTAAAACGGCGGTTCCTGTTGTTGACCCGTTAGAGGATGGTTCGCCGGAGTGGGTTTGTATAAATACGTTTCGAGATTTGCCTTATGATGCTATCACTTTGTTAGAAAATGTGATAGATGCCAGTCATGTTCCTTATACACATCATGGGACGGTGGGAAATCGGGGTTATGCGGGGCCGGTGCAGTTAGAGGTGGTAGAATCGAGCAAGCAAGGGTTTAAGGGTGTGTGGCAAGATGGGCCGCGAAAGGGCTCTTTAGGCCGGCAAGATACCACTTTTATTGCACCTTGTTTGATGTGGCATGATTTAACTTCTAAGAAGTTTGGCCGCACTTTAACGGTGGTTTATGCAACGCCTACTCGCAAGGGAGAATGCCGGCTTTTTGCACGTTTTCCGTTTAAATTTCCCTCAAAAATTCCGGGGTTTTTCATTAAATTAACGCCGCGTTGGTATTCACATTTAGGTCAGAATACGATTTTGGAAGATGACCAAATTTTCTTGCATTTGCAAGAACGTTATCTCGAACAATCTCAAAACCGCAATAACTTTGCCAAAGCGTATTATTTACCCACAGCAGCGGATAGTTATGTTGCAGAAATGCGTTCTTGGATGCAGCAATATAAAGCTGATCCTTTCCCTGGGGAAACTTTGCCACCGGCTTTGACAAAAGAACAATTACTCGACCGCTATCATTCTCATACGATAAACTGTGCGAGTTGTTCTGCGGCTTTGAAGATGATTGAGAAGTTAAAATTAGCCTGTATTGTGGTGTTAATTTTAGCGTTGGGAATGACCCCTTTAGCAGCCGGTTTTGTGACGTGGGGTTTGAGTTTCGTAATTTTGGCCGGTGGGGGTTTGTGGCTGTATTTAAGTAAGCTAGAAAAGCGGTTTTATGAGGGAGAAGAATTACCGAGTCGAAATAGGCCGGTGAAGAGTTAA
- a CDS encoding protochlorophyllide reductase, with translation MTQQQTPTVVITGASSGVGLYSAKALAKRGWHVVMACRDLTKAENAAQSLNIPKENYTLLHIDLGSLDSVRQFISSFRSLNRSLDALLCNAAIYMPLIKEPLRSPEGYELTVTTNHLGHFLMCNIMLEDMKRSPYPDRRMVILGTVTHNPDELGGKIPPRPDLGQLDGFAEGFQAPISMIDGKKFEPVKAYKDSKVCNVLTMRELHRRYHESTGITFTSLYPGCVADTPLFRNHYPLFQKLFPLFQKNITGGYVSQELAGERVADVVADPEYKQSGAYWSWGNRQKKNRQSFVQKVSPQARDDEKGEKMWDLSLKLVGLA, from the coding sequence ATGACACAACAACAAACACCCACAGTCGTTATCACCGGCGCCTCATCAGGAGTAGGCTTATACAGCGCCAAAGCCCTCGCAAAACGCGGTTGGCACGTCGTCATGGCTTGCCGCGATCTCACAAAAGCCGAAAACGCCGCCCAAAGCCTCAACATCCCCAAAGAAAACTACACCCTTCTACACATCGATCTCGGTTCTTTAGACAGCGTTCGCCAATTTATTAGCAGCTTCCGAAGCCTTAACAGAAGCCTCGACGCCCTACTATGCAACGCTGCGATTTATATGCCCTTAATAAAAGAACCATTACGCAGTCCAGAAGGATATGAACTAACAGTTACAACAAACCACCTCGGACATTTTCTGATGTGCAATATCATGTTAGAAGACATGAAAAGATCCCCCTATCCTGACCGCAGAATGGTCATCTTAGGAACCGTAACCCACAACCCCGATGAACTCGGCGGCAAAATTCCACCCCGCCCAGACTTAGGCCAACTTGACGGATTTGCCGAAGGATTTCAAGCCCCCATTTCAATGATTGATGGCAAAAAATTTGAGCCGGTAAAAGCCTACAAAGACAGCAAAGTTTGCAACGTCTTAACAATGCGAGAACTCCACCGGCGCTATCACGAAAGCACCGGCATCACCTTCACCTCTTTATATCCTGGTTGCGTCGCAGACACCCCCCTATTCCGCAACCATTACCCCCTCTTCCAAAAACTCTTTCCCCTCTTCCAAAAAAACATCACCGGCGGTTATGTCTCCCAAGAATTAGCAGGCGAAAGAGTTGCTGACGTCGTAGCCGATCCCGAATATAAACAATCCGGCGCCTATTGGAGTTGGGGAAACCGGCAAAAGAAAAACCGGCAATCCTTCGTTCAAAAAGTCTCACCCCAAGCCCGCGATGACGAAAAAGGCGAAAAAATGTGGGACTTAAGCCTCAAATTAGTTGGGCTTGCCTAA